Below is a genomic region from Fusarium oxysporum Fo47 chromosome VIII, complete sequence.
TCCGCGAAATGGATCCAGAGCTTCAAGAATACAGCCAGATCAGAAACCTCATTAAAGTCATGGTTGCTCAAGATGCGGCCATGTGGGCGTCTTCAAAGAAATCTGTTCAAGATTTCCAGAAGGCTGTTGAAGAATACAAGACTTACCACCGGATTATCGAGAAGGGGGATGTCGCAGAGGTAAGCCATATTGTTGCTGCGCGATACTTGACAGAGTGCTACGGCTGACCCTTGGGGTGCAAATTTAGCGTTGGAATGTCAAAGACGGCTTTGGAGCCATTGAGCACCCAGCTGGGGCAGTTTGGCCTTATCGGCTGTTGACAGGAATATACGCCCGCTTGTTGGAGAAGTACCCCGAGCGACTCGCAGTCGAAGCGAACACCCCTGTAATTGACATAAAATACGACCCGATTGTCAATGAGTATCCAAATCAATACCCGTACACTATAATTACCCCTCGAGGCAACATCCGGGCCGGACAAGTCATCCACTGCACAAACGCATTTGCCTCGCATCTTCTTCCCCCCCTCCGAGGCAAGGTTTACCCTTTCCGCGGCACCATGTCTGTTCAGAGAGCTGGTTCGGCGCTGAAGAACAAAGGAGACTTCCGTTCTTGGAGTGGAATCAACCAGGAGTTGCTTGACCCAGAGACACGTATGTATCAGTCTGGTTTGTATTATCTTCAGCAGAATGGTCGCACGGGTGATCTCTGGCTTGGAACTGAGACCTCGTATTTACGAGATATCCTCAACAGTGACGATACATACGTCACTCCTGAGTCGTGGGAAGCGTTGTCTAGATTCCTGCCCAACTATTTCTCGGAGGGTTGGAATAAATCAGAGCCGGCGCAGATGAAAGGTATTTGGTCTGGCATTCAGGGCCACACCGCGGATGATCTTCCATTGGTTGGAAAGATACCAGAAAAAGTCACCGGAAGACCAGGCAGTACTGGTGAATGGATTGCCGCCGGCTTCAACGGATACGGCATGGATAAATGCTGGCTGACCGGCGAAGCCCTGGCCAAGATGGCTCTAGGCAGACAGGTGGATGATTGGTTCCCAAAGTGTTACTATATTACTGAAGCACGTGTTGAGCAGGCCATGTGCATGGCCGCAGTCCTGGCCAAGTTCGATTCAATCTCCAAGAAGGCACAAGCACCAGCAAAGGGCAAGCTATAGAGAGATGCGGAAACTCTGCTTGAACTACATAGTACATAGTACATCTAATCATCCCATCATTGTACCCAGTTGTTTCCTGTTAGCCAAGTCAACCCAGTAGACGTCACCATCTCCTGCATCAAGGGTATCCCACACATGATTAATTAGTTGCCGTATCTGATGGACCTTGCCGACAGTTAGGGTGTTGCAATACGCAGACAGGCGGGACAAGATAAACTGCCGTGCTCTGGCCACGTCGATTAAGACCTGGTCTATAGGCAGGCAAGGGACAGACACGCTCTCGGGATGATGTGAGTACTTGAGCTCACTCGAGACTGCAGCGAAAATGAAGGGCTGAATACAGCGCACTGATGACTCGAACGGGATCTCTCTCAATATAGACAGGATGTGCATTGCCAGTTTTGTCAGCCAAATGTCCATTTCTTGGCGTGTTGGCAGCTTGTGCGCAGCCTGCGGAAGAAGAATCTCATACTTGTTCCAAGGTTGGTATCGTGCAGCGAGCAGATCGGGGAAGACACGGTAAACCTGCAGCAACGCCATGTATTGAAAGGCTTGATCCATTTGCTGGTGAATCTTTTTGTATTTCTGAGGCCCAAGAACTGATCATTGTTTGCGCATCATGGAAGTGATTCTGGGCTAGGTCATGAGGGTTGAGCCAGCTGGCGGTATGGCCTAAAAGCAGAAGCGACAGAAGCCTCTCTTGTTTGCTGACTGCAGTGCTGACTGCAGTGCCGACCTTGTCTTTGAGATATTAGACAGCATGACAATGTTCCTGTCTGGCTACTGCGGCCAGATGTGGAAAGTTTTTGGCCAAGCACGAGGCAGCCTTGCTCTGGAGAGTATAGTAGATGATGCCAGAGGACTGCCACATGCTCCCAGTCAAGATGCGTATATCATTTGAATCGCTATCCCAAGTGCAATACAGTGCTATGACTTCTCTGAAGAAATATCGGAAAGCGAAGACGGCAGGTCAATCACCTCGTGTGATGGGGTGTTGGTCAAACCCGAAATCCTTCTCATGGCATCACCAGGCCCAGGCGCGGGCTCACCAGCGGGACTATGTCTGGTCATAGGAGGGCTGTCGGGTTGGAGTTGATTTCTTGCTCCGCTAAAACAATCGTCTTTGATACCGAATAACCGCAGATTAGCCACACTCTTCGGTCTCATAGGGAAGATCTATCCCAAGCCTTAAGTGACCAGCCACTGTCTACGTGCTTCAATTAGTTGGGTCGGGTTGTATTGATTGATGTTTTAGAACAGGCTCCAGCTATTGAAAAACAAGTTCGGTCTCCCCAACACTACTTAGCTACGGGATTGTTGCTACGCTTCTCGGCCCGAGCTCATAATAGTCGTAGCATATATATAGGAGCTATTCAAGAAAACCGCCATACTAGCTAATCTATATCATAGGTTTGCTTTTGTAAAAGTCGAAGGAGCCATTTCGCCCTTGACCTCAAACGCAACCCTAGTTCCCTCCTCAATGGCACCGTCGATGAAACCACGCCAGCCCAATGCCCAATCAGCACTGGCAAACAGAACGTTTCCCGCCCTTTTCCTCAGTGCCTCCTGGTATCGGAAGGCAAAGTCAGGACGATACATGCACCAGCCACCTTTGGCATACTCATCGCGACTCCAATCATGCCAGAGCTGATTCCACCAGTTAGCCTGTATTGTATGCATGGAGGGATGAAGAACAGGGGACTCCTTGTAGGCGGATTAGAATTTACTTACCACTTTTTCAATTGGCAAATCAGGAAATGCCTCACGTGCTTCGGCATAGAAGGACTTGGCATCATCCTCCACGCTTAATGAAGCATCGTTCCTGCCAAACACAACCATATGCCGGCTCCCGCTACCTTCAGTTTCAGTCCGCCCATCACCCAACGAGCTCACAAATCTGTTTTTTGGGTAGCATATAGCAGCTAATGGGCGATTCTCCAAGCCATTGATTTTAAAATGGATCTTGGCTCCGTTATGAATCTGGCCAATACGTGCCGCCTCGTCTTTAATAGAGCTTAGACGAGGGTCAAATTTAATATCAGGGAGGATATTAAGGGGTAGGGTCGAAATGAGGCGGCGACCTTGAAATTGCTGCCCATTCTTCAAGGTTGCCACCACAGCATCATTCTTATCCGACACTGATTCAACTGCTGCGTTGAAAACATAAGAAAGTCTCTGTGATTGCATAGCTTCCTCAAACAGGTTCATCGCGAAGTTCGTTTGGCCCTCCCTCACCTTGTATAACTCCGTGAACTCAGTTATACCACGCGTTGAGTAGCCGCTTAGCGCCCACCAGCGGAGTACATCAAAGAACCCTGCCTTATCGAAATCCTCGTTGCCGACAATACCTTCAACTATGCCCTTAAGAATGCATATCTGGGTTTTAGTGAGTGACTTGCGGACTTGGTTCAATCTGTCATTAACGGATAAGGACTCATAAGCTCTTGCATCAGGGTTATACAGAGCATCATTGGGGAAGGGAATGACCGTCTTGCCTTCACAACCATCAACGTTGCAGTAGGTTCTAAAGGCATGATCAGACAACTTGTCCTGGTGGTTTTATTAATTTGAGCTCTTAAACACAGCACCAGTGGTATACTTACAAACTCTTCCTGTGATAAATATTGCTTCTTGCCATCGTCAACTACTAAGACCGTGTGTGGCTGGTCCGTCACATCATCGGTGGCAAAAAAGGTTTGGTGCAGGTTATAACGGGCTAGTTCCCGGTATACATGGGGCTGTCCCCAGTGAATCCAAGTTCCTCCCATCTCATAAAGATGTCCATCAACATTTGACGTCCATGTTCTGCCTCCAATACGGTCACGCCCCTCAAGTACCAGGACATGATAGCCTATCATAAGAGATTAGTAcctactttatataataaccGTTCCATAATTAAGCTTACCTGATAAGGTCAGGTCGCGTGCGGCCGTCAGGCCAGCAAAACCGGCACCAATGACGATTACATCGAACCTCTCAGATGCTGCCTGAGCAAAGCTGCTTGCGGGTGTGATGACTCCGTTGCATGGTAAGCCATTGGAAACATTGCCACTAACGTCATACTCGTGGCCGTTGGCAGTTCGTTTTTGAGACATGATAGTTGGTTTGGTGAAGTGCATTTGCCAAAAACAATTCGAACAATGCTTGAACTTGTAGAAGAGTAGGGTAAGAtaagagaggagagaaatTCACTAATGCTGGAAAGCGAATGTAAgtggctgatgctgatcttTATCAATCCTTATTGGGTCCCTCCACAGCATCTTATCTCATTTGAGCTGCTCCTTTAGGAGAAGCCAGGCGCGACACATTATTGTGACGCATGGCCTCATTCAACTGACCCCTTTAGGAAAAATAAGCGCCACATAACGCTATGCAAGTCATGGATGCACCGGGCCGGTGCAAATGAGATCCGTTATGTAAGCCCGATATACTTGAAGGATTTATCTGACCAATTCGGGAAATAACATCCACCTCTATGGACCGCAAATAACGATTCTTATCAATGCCTCCACTGTGCTGATGCCCCTTGTCATGCCGAGAAAGGGAAGCTGAAATGAGGACCTCGCACTCCAATGGCGGTTCTGGACCAGCATTCCCCACATTCAGAACTTGTTTTACCCTATGAGGCTTAGATCTGTCCCGGTGCCCAAATCTTGGGCCTTTCCAGATAACGGAATCCTTATGCAGGAGGACAGATCTCAGATACAGTACAAGATGGCTAGGGATGCCTGTTCTTTATTTTCTCCCATCACATCTCGAACAAAAATTCCTGCCTATTCTATCCTACCCTAGAACATGTCGTCAGACACCAAAAACAAGGATGTTTCGCCTTATGAAGGTGATGACTCTGAAGTCCAGCAGGGTGAATCCCATGAAACCCTTCATCGTGTATACAATACATGGACAGGTACGAGTTTATTAGTTTTTTCCAGTGTTAAAGAAACTTCCACTAATGCTGTTTGACCTCACTACTCTAGCCACCGCATATCAGGTCCTTATGATGGCAAGCTGGACCTGCAATATCGTTCTTTACTCAACTGTATACGATATTGGCGGGCCCATGATGCTCATATACTCGACGTAAGATCGCACCGAAACGTTTCGAATTATACAAATCCTGACCCTGTCCTAGGATTATCGTTACAATTGGACAGGGCTTTTTAATGGCTTCGTTGGCTGAGCTGTGCTCAGTGTGGCCGTATGCAGGTGGTCAGCAGTAAGTCGCCTTCCAGCCTCTtgtataataatattactaaaaTTTGCTCCTTCTTCAGGGCTTTTACCAAGTACCTTGCACCCCACAGGTTCGATCCCCTAGCAAAAAGTGAAAATCCCCTCGCCCAGAGAAAACATTGTAACACATTCTCTCCAGTATTCGTCGGTTCCTATCATACCTCGTCGGGTGGGTCGTTCTCATTGGAGAAATCACTACAGCAGCTGGATGTTCTATGAATAGTGCACAGATCACTGCGGCCATCATCGAGCTACACTATCCCGACTTTCATCCAGAGGTGAGTTGACTCTTCTATTGCAACAAACGCTTGTATAGTGCACCCACTGAACCTGGATAACTAGAGCTGGAATATATACCTCCTTTACGTCGCTATGACAGTATTCTCCCTTGTCTTCTGCTTTTCACAGAAGCATCTGCCTGTCATTGCCGTCATAGGATGCATTATCACGGTAGGAGGCGGTATAGCATGGGGTGCCTCGTTCCTTGCACTCTCCCCGAAACAAACAGCCAGTTTCGTCTTTACTCAATTTATGAATAACTCCGGTTACCATAGTTCTATATGGGTAGGTATTATGAGTTTCTATACACCTATCTATGCATTATATGGGACCGATGGTATTCTTCATATTGCCGAGGAAATGCAGGATGCTCCAAAAACCGCGCCGGTAAGATTCTCTACCATATTCAAGTCTTAGGTTCTAATAACAGTTATAAATAGCGAGCTATGGTATACTCTATGATCTTGAGTGGTATTACATCTCTTATAGGCGCTCTTATTATGGCCTTCTGCGCTGGAGATTGGCAGGCTTATATGGAATTCGAGTAGGTACCTTGTCTACTTGTTGAATAATCCTGGCTGACGTTTCTCTGCATCTTCCCCTACTTGAACTGGTTCATCGATACTCTGGATAGTTCTGCAGGTGGTAGCGCTCTTATAGTTCTTGTCATTGTTCTTCTTAAGTAAGCGTCCATTTCTGACTCCTAATATTTTCTTACTCACTGGATAATAGCTTCCTAGTCACTGTTAGTGTCAACACAGCCTCGTCTAGACTTGTGTGGGGTATGGCCTGCGATCGTGCCTTGCCCTTTTCCAACGTCTTCGCCAATATCAATCAAACAGCTCAGACACCGCTAAATGCGCTGATGCTTAATATCGTCGCAGAGCTAGCATTTGGTATACCTCGTACCTGGTCATTTAACTCATGTGCCTAATACTGACGCCTATCAGGACTTGTACTTTTTGGGAGCGACTATGCCTTCGAAATCCTGGCCAGCTTGAGCGGAGTTGCTATTCAATTCGGATATTTGATCCCAATCTTGATGGTAAGAATTAACTTACTTAGTAGCtcgatgagctccttgaaATTTATACTTATTCGCATCCAGCTTCTTATTCGAGGGCGCAGCATCCTCCCGGATGATCGGCAATTCAAGCTCTATCGATTTGGCTATGTTATTAATCTAGCTGCTGTGTGCTGGTCATCACTTGTGATTGTCATCTTGTTGTAAGTCACTTATGTTACTTCTTTTAATTGGTTATAAATCGGCCTCGATCTAACATTTAATTCAGCTTTCCTCTTTATGTGCCAATTACTGTTAATAATCTTTGTAAGTGTAATTAACTTTGTCTCTTGTAATAGTGCTGATTAAGTTATTAGTGGATATGAATTGGGCTATTGTTCTTTTTACAGGATTGGTTGTGTTTATTGTTCTTGACTGGATGTTTAGAGGTAGTTTTCATTATGTTATTATGGAAGAATAGTTGCCTGTAGATCTGACCTAACGGAAGCCCCACTCAGAGAGTGGGCGGCAAAATTCTGGGACAAGGTCAAAATCGTGGGACAGCCGATGGGTGAGAAATAGGTGGGAAAAACGGGAAATCTCTAGCCACAAATACCAAACTGATCGCTATCAATTTGAAATTGCTACAGTTAATTAATTGAAGTGTATTAAAGCTATCTCTAAACGCATTTTATTATGCGAGGCATATTCTTTGTGGTGTAGCGGCCGGAAATGTGTGACTTGGCCGCGGAGCCGTCTGGCTGCAATTCCTTGCTCCATGATGCCTTCACTTCTGATCCTGCCTCTAACCCAACAGGAAAGGGATGATGATATGTTACTGGGTGTGCCTTTGAGGGCGTAATATATTCATGATTCTATGATATCTGGAGGAAAAATCCTGCTCAAAGGAAGGCAGCGGCGGTGGAAGCGGCGGCAGCTCGGGCTCCTGGATATCTTGTGAAAGGTCAACAAATTCAGggtcttcttcgtcatcttcagaGTCATCAGAATCGCCAAAAGTGAAGCTATTACGAGCAGCTTGAGACTGTAAATCATAAGCAGCTTCAGGTTGTGAATTGCCGAGGAGAATCTTAACACCGTCGCTTAAAGGCACGGCAGGAATATCCTGTAGAGGACTTCGATAAAAGCCAGCTGCAGTGGCATCACGAAGTCGCTTGTAGAAGCGCTTTTGCTGTGCTGAACTGCTTGTATCGTAGAAAAGCCTTCTTGGGGATTTGGTGAAGCTTCTCGCGACGGAGGAGGAATATAGATAATCTTATTAGCAATATCGAGTTGCTTCCACTTCTTCTAATGCTCAAAGCCGATATGAATAGGCTTCCtgttattatttatattatatttatagttcTTCTTTTATTCTTCCTTTAGGCATTTATCTTCTTCACGGCATAACTACTTAAAATTCTTTTATTACtagtataatttattattataatctttctttattaaagCAATAAGACTTTCTTATACCtatttaactattatactattaatatatttccCTAAAGGCATTACCTAGTTttatacatatatatatatatataagtttattacGCCTAATAAGTTATTACCTAGAGGGCTctataagttaaaaatatatatatcttactagTTATTACCTTAATCTTACTAAGCCTATATAGttcttattttattctttttagCCTAGTTATTACTTATCTCCTTAATCcctataattattagtaatagtAAGTTAACTTAAAGCCTAATTCCTCTAAGTATTTAGTTTCCTATCTTTAGTAGCTAAAGTAGTGCCTacttctaattatataaggcagTTATTAGTAGGTATaagtttatagctaataagttaatagtaatattattattatttttattctAGGTAActtttagtaattataaacctaattatagcttatattacttttatatttagtatttatttttatttatttaatataggtttaccttttaaataaaaagagaggttattatatttttcctctatatattaaagtattatctccttatattatactatttattttatatattaaaagaggaaatactttattatttcttttacttacctatataggtatttattaattattattactctaatttaatataagtagctatttagttatattattttagtcctaagttatattaatatattaacttccttttataatagttagttatataatagctaagtatatttattaggCAGAGCTAAGTTAATTTTTTTCtaaatatttattaactttatttaataatttcctttctctttataaatttacttttatttaattaagaattattatttttactttacttattcttatatataatataatatataactatattatatagtatattaatatcttagttatCCTCTGGATTTTAAGcttactattaatataataattagttttctaaataggtaaattagtctatactaggtttatatttatagataatataaggcataatactaagtaatataaagtattatatctcttaataattaagtaatatatattaggcttattaatataaaaatactttattaatagttaataagctaagctttataaaagtattaataaatatattttatatactaataatatttatataaaaataatataatataaggttGCTATTaatcttaaaataatataatcttaaagtgctattattcttatacttattagttcttatttaattaattacttaagGTAGGAtttttataaggtatatataatataattactagggttataatacAATCTCTCCTCTCTAGTGGCTTTATCCTTAAGGCTTATTATCTTAACTAATATTAGTCTTCTTTTAATAAGGCCTAACTTAAagcttttattattatattatataatatctaactatatatctaagtagttatcttataagaattataaaatctaaatacttatactttttattaagtttaCTAATAAAGAAGCTAATATgcctaatatttattatttttaagtaggtaagaaatatttaatatttataaattttacttactataataagtatatttaagCTAAGaaatcttataatagtatttatattatatcttcttataagttattatatattatttttattaatcttataataattagtttttaactataaataaattaagctatactaagtttattattagtagattatataaggtatataactaagcttattataatattatatctcttaataatagatttaatatatattaggcttaattaatataaagaagttttattaatagctaataagttaaaatttataaaagtactaataaatatagtttatatactaaaggtaatTTAGGGGGATTACTAAGGCAGTTAGATTATAGTAATCCTGGATTATAGTAGCTCCtagagtattataatcttatctGCAAGGTAATTTAGCTCTAAttagtttatagctattaaggggctaatgccttatataagttcttataagatatatataatatagccattaaggttataataaatcttttattaattataatagttataaatttaataaaataaaaaaaaaaaaactagaaaataataaagataaagtaaGTAAAGATTttttaaaactttataaagaaataatattattatagacTTATTTAGCTTTAGCTGctagttatttattagggatttataaaatttagaattatataaagGTAAAGTATTTTAAGactacttattatagccTCTAGGaagtaaattaataagatataatcCTATCTggtttaaatatatataaagatatcttactttaagttctttaagtaaattatattcttaataatGTTAACTAATTTACTTTTAGTTTAGGTAATAATTTTCTTAATGCTTTTcctttatttaatagtaatagAAGTTCCttaggagttattaggtatttataaggtatttaggtagttcttatatatttttattttctaggtagtctttttacttaattaagtatattatttatttattaattttttatatatccCTAATTTCCTTTACTTCTTATATTTCTAGTTTATTAACCTTAgtaggtttattatttattttaacttatattatattttttattaatttaagtagtaaaatataaaaaattaaataaagccTAACTTTTAGTAGTAggtctaatataattaataagcatataagttatttaagtatatagGTTAAAAATCccttaccttataatatttttatctaattagatacttCTTAATAACTAAGTAtaccttaattattaaatgAAGCTaaaatccttcttgccctttaggctttttaaaataacctaAAACTAAGTCTATAATAGGCtgtaataaactataaggTGCCCTTTAagactttatattactattataatagtatttaattataaagtaattaaatactaaagtCATAAAGACTAACTAATTTAAAAGAAGAGATAATAATTTATTTCCTCCTTAacttagatttataaggattcttattatagctatgttttattaaagatataattaattctctattaactaattataatatattacctattaaTAAGTGCTaggcttataactttataaagtaataattaaagctaaatatatatttattttagagatataactattagaaagctaaatatataaatctaattattatttataattagtttaagcttatttaaaatataattataaagtacaaaatctaattaaataatatttaaaactttaataagactagctttataataggccttataatagctaaaataataattataagcttaaaataataagaaagactaaaattaatatagcctagaaattataaatatattactataatttaggtaattaatataaaaagttaagctattatataattaatttaggctaatattaccttattaattaatactaagaaagtAATGTCCTATTTAActaggttattataataagctaaaataagtagataaataataagctaggTCTTAAGTAGttaaaatactttaataattttataattaactaattaattaattcttattATCTCCtaattcttaataattataaaaacTACTACTTAACTAAttttaagagatattataaggagaataagattattatactttatatacctacttatatatcttatttactttagcctcttaatattaggTATTTTAGGCTATTAAAATAGGCTTATAGttaagaaataaagtatttaattagatactttataacttatatatctaagactaagttcttttttactttttatattatatttaaacctatttttataaaaagtaatatctagGGGGGTTTTAAAGGAGCTAGGCTTACTTCTCTTAACCCAGaaattataatcttaaagcttaatatatagctatagaCCCTAATAGCTCCTAAGGAGgctatttaattattaatactCTAGGCTTTAAAGACCCTAAAGATAGTTATTAAGATTTAATCTTAGTTTAAATACCTTagtaaataaattaaatattattataatagctcCCTAAAGTTAATATTAGGAGCCTTAAAAtcttttataaaagaaataatagctataacatagttaataagtaagcGCTCCAGATAAGTAAGCACTTTAGTGCACTATATAGCTAAAAGTCGCCTACCCTGTATTACCTAGctaccttaaataaattagctaaagATCCAGAGAAAATAGTGTTATATTTAAATTGTAATGGTTATATAAGCCGTTAAAccacagggcaaaagatcgGGCCATAATCGCTATGTAAGCAATTATGGGTGTGCTACAGCTGccttatagaagccttacaGCGCTGTTACGGGCACAAATCATAATATAAATAGCcataagttatataaaaatatttttttagatttttagctattttattttatatagtaaagcttatttatatagtataaataattcttttttatactaactataaataaattagttagaattcttttaataataatatagcttttttatataattaaatatataactttaaagttttagctattttaagcttagctttaattttatattacCT
It encodes:
- a CDS encoding FAD dependent oxidoreductase, translating into MSNTRVLDPGLPRDSPTVSLWQEPPHPTVASIQSATIPQQTDFIVIGSGITGCSVIKTLLEQSGHGDNHKASHITLLEARTLVSGATGRNGGHLVTSAGHTYAYLADKFGEQNAKEITRFSIMNINYILKMVREMDPELQEYSQIRNLIKVMVAQDAAMWASSKKSVQDFQKAVEEYKTYHRIIEKGDVAERWNVKDGFGAIEHPAGAVWPYRLLTGIYARLLEKYPERLAVEANTPVIDIKYDPIVNEYPNQYPYTIITPRGNIRAGQVIHCTNAFASHLLPPLRGKVYPFRGTMSVQRAGSALKNKGDFRSWSGINQELLDPETRMYQSGLYYLQQNGRTGDLWLGTETSYLRDILNSDDTYVTPESWEALSRFLPNYFSEGWNKSEPAQMKGIWSGIQGHTADDLPLVGKIPEKVTGRPGSTGEWIAAGFNGYGMDKCWLTGEALAKMALGRQVDDWFPKCYYITEARVEQAMCMAAVLAKFDSISKKAQAPAKGKL
- a CDS encoding amino acid/polyamine transporter I, producing the protein MSSDTKNKDVSPYEGDDSEVQQGESHETLHRVYNTWTATAYQVLMMASWTCNIVLYSTVYDIGGPMMLIYSTIIVTIGQGFLMASLAELCSVWPYAGGQQAFTKYLAPHSIRRFLSYLVGWVVLIGEITTAAGCSMNSAQITAAIIELHYPDFHPESWNIYLLYVAMTVFSLVFCFSQKHLPVIAVIGCIITVGGGIAWGASFLALSPKQTASFVFTQFMNNSGYHSSIWVGIMSFYTPIYALYGTDGILHIAEEMQDAPKTAPRAMVYSMILSGITSLIGALIMAFCAGDWQAYMEFDSAGGSALIVLVIVLLNFLVTVSVNTASSRLVWGMACDRALPFSNVFANINQTAQTPLNALMLNIVAELAFGLVLFGSDYAFEILASLSGVAIQFGYLIPILMLLIRGRSILPDDRQFKLYRFGYVINLAAVCWSSLVIVILFFPLYVPITVNNLLDMNWAIVLFTGLVVFIVLDWMFRGSFHYVIMEE